A genome region from Bradyrhizobium commune includes the following:
- a CDS encoding xanthine dehydrogenase family protein molybdopterin-binding subunit, translating into MNKHVSPRMNRRAFVIGSATLGAGLAIGLDIPFGGPAVVRAADGSPEINAWVVVRPDDTVVIRIARSEMGQGTLTGLAQLVAEELECDWTKVTTEFPSPGQNVARKRVWGEYSTGGSRGIRTSQDYVRKGGATARAMLIQAAANEWKVPASECTAANSVITHTASSKTTTYGKVAEAAAKLTPPADVKLKDPKDWKLIGKGVKRLDTPDKVTGTTVYGIDVKLPGMLNAAIKDCPVTGGKLKSYDEAKIAGVKGVKKVVKVGDTAVAVVADTFWHAKSALDALPIVWDEGENAKVSSASIAKWLSEGLDGGPAYVGNSNGDAKAALAGAAKTIEAVYSYPYQNHATMEPLNATALYTADMCEVWCGTQNGEAAFAAVLEASELAADKCDVHKLMLGGGFGRRGQTDYVRQAVLIAKEMPGTPIKLLWTREEDMTHGRYHPVTQCKMTAGFDANDNLTALHMRISGQSILASLRPDAMVNGMDPATFQGLAPKGDASFGYSVPNLLIDHSMRNPHINPGFWRGVNVNHNALYVECFMDELAHAVKQDPLEFRRKLMKDHPKNLAVLDAVAEKVGWGQPAPEGVYRGLAHFMGFGSYVAAAAEISVTDGTKIKVHRIIAATDPGYAVNPAQIDRQIAGSFVYGLTGLFLGGCTVKDGAIEQTNFDTYDSMRIAAMPKVESIVMPSGGFWGGVGEPTICVAGPAVLNAYFAATGKRIRAVPLRDQNITFA; encoded by the coding sequence ATGAACAAGCACGTCTCTCCCAGGATGAATCGCCGCGCCTTCGTCATCGGCAGCGCCACGCTCGGCGCCGGCCTCGCCATCGGCCTCGACATCCCCTTCGGCGGCCCCGCCGTGGTACGCGCGGCCGACGGCTCGCCCGAAATCAATGCCTGGGTCGTGGTCAGGCCCGACGACACCGTGGTGATCCGCATCGCGCGTTCGGAGATGGGCCAGGGCACGCTGACGGGTCTTGCCCAGCTTGTCGCCGAGGAGCTTGAGTGCGACTGGACCAAGGTCACCACCGAGTTCCCCTCGCCCGGCCAGAACGTCGCCCGCAAGCGCGTCTGGGGCGAGTACTCGACTGGCGGCAGCCGCGGCATCCGCACCTCGCAGGACTATGTGCGCAAAGGCGGCGCCACCGCGCGCGCGATGCTGATCCAGGCCGCAGCCAACGAATGGAAAGTGCCGGCCTCCGAATGCACGGCCGCCAACAGCGTCATCACCCATACGGCGTCAAGCAAGACCACGACCTATGGCAAGGTCGCCGAAGCCGCGGCCAAGCTGACGCCGCCGGCCGACGTCAAGCTGAAGGATCCCAAGGACTGGAAGCTGATCGGCAAGGGCGTGAAGCGGCTGGACACGCCGGACAAGGTCACCGGCACCACCGTTTACGGCATCGACGTCAAGCTGCCCGGCATGCTCAACGCCGCGATCAAGGATTGCCCGGTCACCGGTGGCAAGCTGAAGAGCTACGACGAGGCCAAGATCGCCGGCGTGAAGGGCGTCAAGAAAGTGGTGAAGGTCGGCGACACCGCGGTCGCGGTCGTGGCCGATACCTTCTGGCACGCCAAGAGCGCGCTCGATGCGCTGCCGATCGTCTGGGACGAAGGCGAGAATGCAAAAGTCTCAAGCGCCTCGATTGCTAAATGGCTGTCGGAAGGCCTCGACGGCGGTCCGGCCTATGTCGGCAACTCGAATGGCGACGCCAAGGCTGCGCTCGCAGGCGCGGCGAAGACGATCGAGGCCGTCTACAGCTACCCGTACCAGAACCACGCCACCATGGAGCCGCTGAACGCCACTGCGCTCTACACCGCCGACATGTGCGAGGTCTGGTGCGGCACGCAGAATGGCGAAGCAGCCTTCGCTGCGGTCCTGGAAGCCTCGGAGTTGGCGGCCGACAAATGCGACGTGCACAAGCTGATGCTGGGCGGCGGCTTCGGCCGGCGCGGCCAGACCGACTATGTCCGTCAGGCGGTGCTGATCGCCAAGGAGATGCCGGGCACGCCGATCAAGCTGCTATGGACGCGCGAGGAGGACATGACGCACGGCCGCTATCATCCGGTCACCCAGTGCAAGATGACGGCGGGCTTCGATGCGAACGACAATCTGACCGCGTTGCACATGCGAATCTCCGGCCAGTCGATCCTGGCCAGCCTTCGACCGGATGCCATGGTCAACGGGATGGATCCGGCGACCTTCCAGGGTCTCGCGCCCAAGGGCGATGCTTCGTTCGGCTACTCGGTGCCAAATCTCCTGATCGATCATTCGATGCGCAACCCGCATATCAACCCGGGCTTCTGGCGCGGCGTGAACGTCAATCACAATGCGCTCTATGTCGAATGCTTCATGGATGAACTGGCTCATGCGGTGAAACAGGACCCGCTCGAGTTCCGGCGCAAGCTGATGAAGGACCATCCGAAGAATCTCGCGGTGCTCGACGCTGTCGCGGAGAAGGTCGGATGGGGCCAGCCGGCCCCGGAGGGCGTGTATCGTGGTCTCGCTCATTTCATGGGATTCGGCAGCTATGTTGCGGCGGCCGCCGAAATCTCGGTGACAGACGGCACCAAGATCAAGGTCCACCGCATCATCGCGGCCACCGACCCCGGTTATGCCGTCAACCCGGCGCAGATCGACCGCCAGATTGCTGGCTCCTTTGTCTACGGGCTGACGGGGCTGTTCCTTGGCGGCTGCACAGTGAAGGACGGTGCCATCGAGCAGACCAACTTCGACACCTACGATTCCATGCGTATAGCGGCGATGCCGAAAGTGGAGTCGATCGTGATGCCAAGCGGCGGCTTCTGGGGCGGTGTCGGCGAGCCGACCATCTGCGTCGCCGGACCTGCTGTGCTCAACGCCTACTTTGCGGCAACGGGCAAGCGCATCCGCGCGGTGCCGCTGCGCGACCAGAACATCACCTTCGCTTAG